In Lysobacter luteus, a single window of DNA contains:
- a CDS encoding M13 family metallopeptidase has protein sequence MNKTLLSLATVVALGLASAPAAAHDTCVDDACHTIALFDGAHDAGGGSTDAIPANRFGTWGIDTAGMDTSVDPGADFFDYVSGTWASTTEIPSDRSSYGSFLVLRDLSEARVRKLLEGYALGDPATGGDAAKIAALYHGFMDEGTIEKLGAAPLQPHLDAIRAAADKDAIAALMGRRNESFGGTFFGAYVSDDQKNPDTYALYLSQSGLGLGDRQMYLDEKFAPQRERYVQYVAQMLELAGWDAPQANAERIMAMETKIANAHWTRAESRDRDKTYNPVELAHIEHTAPGFPWATFFKAAGVDYAERAVIRQGSAFPQIAQVFAETDLDTLKAWQAFHTTDNASPYLSKAFVDAEFDFRSKLLSGTPEQRPRWKRAVGYAESAMGEAIGRDYVQLYFPADAKAKMDDLVANVKAAMGARLEQLEWMSPATKAEAAKKLANFGLKIGHPDTWRDYTALQIANGDVFGNIQRASAFEWDYDRVRIGKPVDEAEWGMTPQTVNAYYSSVKNEIVFPAAILQPPFFDPDADPAVNYGAIGGVIGHEIIHGFDDQGRKSDGSGLLRDWWTAEDATQFEAEAAKLGAQYEAYEFPQLPDMHINGKVAMGENIGDLGGLTIALEAYRRSLDGKPAPVIDGFSGEQRLFMGWAQVWRTLWRDDALRQQLVNGTHSPGHIRAFAPLRNIDAWYEAFNVTEADPLYIAPEDRVRIW, from the coding sequence TTGAACAAGACCCTGCTCAGCCTGGCGACCGTCGTCGCCCTTGGCCTGGCGTCCGCGCCGGCCGCCGCCCACGACACCTGCGTCGACGATGCCTGCCACACGATCGCGCTGTTCGACGGCGCCCACGACGCCGGTGGCGGCAGCACCGACGCCATCCCGGCCAACCGTTTCGGCACCTGGGGCATCGACACCGCCGGCATGGACACCAGCGTCGACCCCGGCGCGGACTTCTTCGACTACGTGAGCGGTACCTGGGCGAGCACGACGGAGATCCCGTCGGACCGCTCCAGCTACGGCTCGTTCCTGGTCCTGCGCGACCTGTCCGAGGCCCGCGTGCGCAAGCTGCTGGAAGGCTACGCGCTGGGTGACCCGGCCACCGGCGGCGACGCTGCCAAGATCGCCGCGCTGTACCACGGCTTCATGGACGAGGGGACGATCGAGAAGCTCGGCGCCGCGCCGCTGCAGCCGCACCTGGACGCGATCCGCGCCGCCGCCGACAAGGATGCGATCGCCGCGCTGATGGGCCGTCGCAACGAGAGCTTCGGCGGCACGTTCTTCGGCGCCTACGTGTCCGATGACCAGAAGAACCCTGACACCTACGCGCTCTACCTGAGCCAGTCCGGCCTGGGCCTGGGCGACCGCCAGATGTACCTGGACGAAAAGTTCGCCCCGCAGCGCGAACGTTACGTGCAGTACGTCGCGCAGATGCTCGAACTGGCCGGCTGGGACGCGCCGCAGGCCAACGCCGAGCGGATCATGGCGATGGAGACGAAGATCGCCAACGCGCACTGGACCCGTGCCGAAAGCCGCGACCGCGACAAGACCTACAACCCGGTCGAACTCGCCCACATCGAGCACACCGCGCCGGGCTTCCCGTGGGCGACGTTCTTCAAGGCCGCCGGGGTCGACTACGCCGAGCGCGCGGTGATCCGCCAGGGCAGCGCCTTCCCGCAGATCGCCCAGGTGTTCGCCGAGACCGACCTGGACACCCTCAAGGCGTGGCAGGCGTTCCACACCACCGACAACGCCTCGCCGTACCTGTCGAAGGCGTTCGTCGATGCCGAGTTCGACTTCCGCAGCAAGCTCCTGTCCGGCACGCCGGAGCAGCGCCCGCGCTGGAAGCGCGCCGTGGGCTATGCCGAGTCCGCGATGGGCGAGGCGATCGGCCGTGACTACGTCCAGCTGTACTTCCCCGCTGACGCGAAAGCGAAGATGGACGACCTGGTCGCCAACGTGAAGGCAGCGATGGGCGCGCGGCTGGAGCAGCTGGAGTGGATGAGCCCGGCCACCAAGGCCGAGGCGGCGAAGAAGCTGGCCAACTTCGGCCTGAAGATCGGCCACCCGGACACCTGGCGCGACTACACCGCGCTGCAGATCGCCAACGGCGACGTGTTCGGCAACATCCAGCGCGCCTCCGCGTTCGAGTGGGACTACGACCGCGTCCGCATCGGCAAGCCGGTGGACGAGGCCGAGTGGGGCATGACCCCGCAGACCGTCAACGCGTACTACAGCTCGGTCAAGAACGAGATCGTGTTCCCGGCCGCGATCCTGCAGCCGCCGTTCTTCGACCCCGACGCCGACCCGGCGGTGAACTACGGCGCCATCGGCGGCGTGATCGGCCACGAGATCATCCACGGCTTCGACGACCAGGGCCGCAAGTCCGACGGCAGCGGCCTGCTGCGCGACTGGTGGACCGCGGAGGACGCCACCCAGTTCGAGGCCGAGGCGGCCAAGCTGGGCGCCCAGTACGAGGCCTACGAGTTCCCGCAGCTGCCCGACATGCACATCAACGGCAAGGTCGCGATGGGCGAGAACATCGGCGACCTGGGCGGCCTGACCATCGCGCTGGAGGCCTACCGCCGCTCGCTCGACGGCAAGCCGGCGCCGGTGATCGACGGCTTCAGCGGCGAGCAGCGCCTGTTCATGGGCTGGGCGCAGGTCTGGCGCACCCTGTGGCGCGACGACGCCCTGCGCCAGCAGCTGGTCAACGGCACGCACTCGCCTGGCCACATCCGCGCCTTCGCCCCCCTGCGCAACATCGACGCGTGGTACGAAGCCTTCAACGTCACCGAGGCGGACCCCCTGTACATCGCCCCGGAAGACCGCGTCCGCATCTGGTAA
- a CDS encoding alpha/beta hydrolase, with amino-acid sequence MKRITRIACAVLAAVVVAGCTYRINESNIVIARSAPPVDLSVLHAEFPGYRIEPAAITTPDGNRLQSLRFVREDAVATVLYFGGNGYTVARFAPRTLAVYRDLPVNVVLVDHRGYGGSSGTPTVETLMADAGLVHAQVRADPAFAGMPLLLHGHSLGSFMAGHVAAERPVDGVILESSVTTTEDWTAHLRSQQRWWVRALVWRVLPDEGLARMGNSRAVAALDEPALFVVGADDDITPARFTRELFDIAPLAEDRKRLLVVPGRGHQDATDTDAFREAMAAFVEHVVGAAPPTG; translated from the coding sequence ATGAAACGCATCACCCGCATTGCCTGCGCTGTGCTGGCCGCCGTCGTGGTGGCCGGCTGCACGTACCGGATCAACGAATCCAACATCGTGATCGCGCGGAGCGCGCCGCCGGTCGACCTGTCGGTGCTGCATGCGGAGTTCCCCGGCTACCGCATCGAACCGGCCGCCATCACCACGCCGGATGGAAACCGCCTGCAATCCCTGCGGTTCGTCCGCGAGGACGCGGTGGCCACCGTGCTGTACTTCGGGGGCAACGGTTACACCGTCGCGCGGTTCGCTCCGCGTACGCTCGCGGTGTACCGCGACCTTCCGGTCAACGTCGTGCTGGTCGACCACCGCGGCTACGGCGGCAGCAGTGGCACGCCGACCGTCGAAACGCTGATGGCCGATGCCGGCCTGGTGCACGCGCAGGTGCGCGCCGACCCCGCGTTTGCCGGGATGCCATTGCTGCTGCACGGCCATTCGCTCGGCAGCTTCATGGCCGGGCACGTCGCCGCCGAACGACCGGTCGACGGCGTCATCCTCGAAAGCTCGGTAACCACCACCGAGGACTGGACCGCCCACCTGCGCTCCCAGCAGCGCTGGTGGGTGCGCGCGCTGGTGTGGCGCGTGCTGCCCGACGAAGGCCTGGCCCGCATGGGTAACAGCCGCGCCGTCGCCGCGCTGGACGAACCGGCGCTGTTCGTCGTCGGCGCCGATGACGACATCACCCCCGCACGCTTCACCCGCGAGCTGTTCGACATCGCCCCGCTGGCCGAAGACCGCAAGCGGCTGCTGGTCGTGCCCGGCCGCGGGCACCAGGACGCCACCGACACCGACGCCTTCCGCGAGGCAATGGCGGCGTTTGTGGAGCATGTGGTGGGGGCGGCGCCGCCGACGGGTTGA
- a CDS encoding DUF6289 family protein has protein sequence MKQRTRFTRWFALACCLALGTVAMTSSAGSSAIPSSSVVYYDDAGNVIGVRMWGCGDPGWGETSRRSKFYPGCIM, from the coding sequence ATGAAACAGCGGACGCGATTCACCCGGTGGTTCGCCCTGGCGTGCTGCCTGGCCCTGGGCACGGTGGCGATGACCAGCAGCGCGGGGAGCAGTGCAATTCCGTCGAGTTCGGTGGTCTATTACGACGACGCCGGCAACGTGATCGGCGTGCGGATGTGGGGCTGCGGCGACCCGGGCTGGGGCGAGACCTCGCGGCGGTCGAAGTTCTACCCCGGCTGCATCATGTAG
- a CDS encoding DUF4287 domain-containing protein, producing MAVDAKPKGPASYFPSIEQRYGKPVSHWFAVLDGVGDRKHMEQVAYLKAEHGIGHGHANALVAYHRGRQPA from the coding sequence ATGGCCGTTGACGCAAAACCGAAGGGACCCGCTTCCTACTTCCCGTCCATCGAGCAGCGCTATGGCAAGCCGGTGTCGCACTGGTTCGCGGTGCTCGACGGCGTGGGGGACCGGAAGCACATGGAGCAGGTGGCCTACCTCAAGGCCGAGCACGGGATCGGGCATGGCCATGCCAATGCGCTGGTGGCGTACCACAGGGGCCGACAGCCAGCCTGA
- a CDS encoding VOC family protein: MPTLQVVARLAAADSTWFAPSESAFRVDDLDALLAQLQAAGIEAIDGTQSHENGKFAWVMDPDGNKVELWEPMVWDDGNKAG; this comes from the coding sequence TTGCCTACCCTGCAGGTGGTTGCCCGGCTGGCCGCGGCCGACAGCACCTGGTTCGCGCCGAGCGAGTCGGCCTTCCGCGTCGACGATCTCGACGCCTTGCTGGCACAGCTGCAGGCCGCCGGCATCGAGGCGATCGATGGCACGCAGTCGCACGAGAACGGCAAGTTCGCCTGGGTCATGGACCCGGATGGCAACAAGGTCGAGCTGTGGGAGCCGATGGTGTGGGATGACGGCAACAAGGCCGGCTGA
- a CDS encoding PDZ domain-containing protein, giving the protein MSLRTLLLTVLLALGLPGPALAGKASFGFAVELDTSGFMLNPTIEAASIARIAEGSPAQKAGLRVGDLLLSANGTPVAGAKAKKLSALMDSLGPGDLLRLKVRRLDGTESLVEVVAGTR; this is encoded by the coding sequence ATGTCGCTACGCACGTTGTTGTTGACCGTTCTCCTCGCGCTGGGCTTGCCCGGCCCCGCGCTGGCGGGCAAGGCCAGTTTCGGTTTTGCAGTCGAGCTCGATACCAGCGGGTTCATGCTCAACCCGACCATCGAGGCCGCGTCCATCGCCCGGATCGCCGAGGGTTCGCCCGCACAGAAGGCGGGGCTCCGCGTCGGTGACCTGCTGCTGTCGGCCAACGGCACGCCGGTGGCGGGGGCGAAGGCGAAGAAGCTTTCGGCGCTGATGGACAGCCTGGGCCCCGGCGACCTGCTGCGGCTCAAGGTGCGCCGGCTGGACGGTACCGAGTCGTTGGTCGAGGTGGTGGCAGGCACGCGCTGA